The following proteins are encoded in a genomic region of Streptomyces sp. SLBN-31:
- a CDS encoding flavodoxin family protein, with amino-acid sequence MTTPVVSIAYHSGYGHTAVLAEAVRAGAAEAGAEVHLINVDEITDEQWATLDRSDAIVFGSPTYMGTASGAFHVFAEASSKRWFGQDWKDKLAAGFTNSGSKSGDKLHTLQFFQILAGQHGMHWVNLGLHPGWNNSEGSEHDLNRLGVFAGAAAQSNVDEGPDAVHKADIQTAEHLGRRVTDTARVFLQGRAA; translated from the coding sequence GTGACCACCCCTGTTGTCTCCATCGCCTACCACTCCGGCTACGGCCACACCGCCGTGCTCGCGGAAGCCGTCCGAGCCGGTGCCGCCGAGGCGGGCGCCGAGGTGCACCTGATCAACGTGGACGAGATCACCGACGAGCAGTGGGCGACGCTGGACCGCTCCGACGCGATCGTCTTCGGCTCGCCCACCTACATGGGCACCGCGTCCGGCGCCTTCCACGTCTTCGCCGAGGCGTCCTCGAAGCGCTGGTTCGGCCAGGACTGGAAGGACAAGCTGGCCGCCGGCTTCACCAACTCCGGCTCCAAGAGCGGCGACAAGCTGCACACCCTGCAGTTCTTCCAGATCCTCGCCGGGCAGCACGGCATGCACTGGGTCAACCTCGGTCTGCACCCCGGCTGGAACAACAGCGAGGGCAGCGAGCACGACCTCAACCGCCTCGGCGTCTTCGCGGGCGCGGCAGCCCAGAGCAACGTCGACGAGGGGCCGGACGCCGTCCACAAGGCCGACATCCAGACCGCCGAGCACCTCGGCCGCCGTGTGACGGACACGGCGCGGGTGTTCCTCCAGGGCCGCGCCGCCTGA
- a CDS encoding CAP domain-containing protein: protein MGRHRRSAAGRAATGRATTVTGTDGSYAGGYDPQQYSYSYDPPESFTHDAREPFAHDVREPLAHDVQESFTGGSTAAMGSAPYLNTEEYAEASARSAAYLFATEDDYRTVFPEHGPGAGKDARRGGSRRRKKRAATPVKTGLLGVSAAVAIGTVAMATGAMPGLDNYKLGGGSGGDKVQAASSPTNSASEQGGTSDSADSRDEGSSTSRGAGRAASPAPSVSDSTAAPTHTPTKKPKTTPSKKPKATAPPKKERTSAPAASAAVTVSTQAAAEAEVLRLVNVERAKVGCSPVAANSALSDLAENFSDAMAAQDFFDHTDPSGATPWDRAAKAGISSLGGENIARGQADAAAVMDAWMNSPGHRANILNCDFKTLGVGVHFGTGGPWWTQDFGY from the coding sequence ATGGGACGCCACCGACGCTCCGCCGCCGGCCGCGCCGCCACGGGCCGCGCCACGACAGTCACGGGAACGGACGGCTCGTACGCGGGCGGCTACGACCCTCAGCAGTACTCGTACAGCTACGACCCGCCGGAGTCGTTCACCCACGACGCGCGGGAGCCGTTCGCTCACGACGTGCGGGAGCCGTTGGCTCACGACGTGCAGGAGTCCTTCACGGGAGGCTCCACGGCCGCCATGGGGAGCGCCCCGTATCTGAACACCGAGGAGTACGCCGAGGCCTCCGCGCGCAGCGCCGCGTACCTGTTCGCCACGGAGGACGACTACCGCACGGTCTTCCCCGAGCACGGGCCGGGCGCCGGCAAGGACGCACGGCGGGGCGGCTCGCGCCGGCGCAAGAAGCGCGCCGCGACTCCGGTGAAGACCGGGCTGCTCGGTGTCTCTGCCGCCGTCGCCATCGGCACCGTCGCGATGGCCACGGGCGCGATGCCCGGGCTCGACAACTACAAGCTCGGCGGCGGCTCGGGCGGCGACAAGGTGCAGGCCGCGAGCTCGCCGACCAACTCGGCCAGTGAGCAGGGCGGCACCTCGGACAGTGCCGACAGCCGTGACGAGGGCTCCTCCACGAGCCGCGGCGCCGGCCGCGCGGCCTCGCCCGCGCCGAGCGTGTCCGACTCCACGGCCGCGCCGACCCACACCCCGACGAAGAAGCCGAAGACCACGCCGAGCAAGAAGCCGAAGGCGACCGCGCCCCCGAAGAAGGAGAGGACCTCCGCGCCGGCGGCCTCCGCCGCGGTGACGGTGTCCACGCAGGCCGCCGCCGAGGCGGAGGTGCTGCGCCTGGTCAACGTGGAGCGGGCCAAGGTCGGCTGCAGCCCCGTGGCTGCCAACAGCGCGCTCTCGGACCTCGCCGAGAACTTCAGCGACGCCATGGCCGCGCAGGACTTCTTCGACCACACCGACCCCAGCGGCGCCACCCCGTGGGACCGGGCGGCGAAGGCCGGCATATCCAGCCTGGGCGGGGAGAACATAGCCCGGGGCCAGGCGGACGCGGCGGCCGTGATGGACGCCTGGATGAACAGCCCGGGCCACCGGGCGAACATCCTGAACTGCGACTTCAAGACCCTGGGGGTCGGCGTCCACTTCGGGACCGGCGGTCCCTGGTGGACGCAGGACTTCGGCTACTGA
- a CDS encoding acylphosphatase: MSEDVRMVAWVRGRVQGVGFRWFTRAKALELGGLSGFALNLGDGRVQVVAEGARERCEGLLEWLQGDDTPGHVDGVTEIWDTPRGGYDGFAIR; this comes from the coding sequence ATGAGCGAGGATGTACGGATGGTCGCCTGGGTGCGAGGGCGGGTCCAAGGTGTGGGTTTCCGCTGGTTCACGCGGGCCAAGGCCCTGGAGCTCGGCGGCCTGAGTGGCTTTGCTCTCAATTTGGGCGACGGACGGGTCCAGGTGGTTGCAGAGGGGGCCCGGGAGCGGTGCGAAGGGCTACTCGAGTGGCTCCAGGGGGACGACACGCCCGGTCACGTGGACGGCGTCACCGAGATCTGGGACACACCTCGCGGGGGCTACGACGGCTTCGCCATCCGCTGA
- the smc gene encoding chromosome segregation protein SMC has product MHLKALTLRGFKSFASATTLRFEPGITCVVGPNGSGKSNVVDALSWVMGEQGAKSLRGGKMEDVIFAGTTGRPPLGRAEVSLTVDNSDGALPIEYAEVTITRIMFRNGGSEYQINGDTCRLLDIQELLSDSGIGREMHVIVGQGQLDSVLHADPMGRRAFIEEAAGVLKHRKRKEKALRKLDAMQANLARVQDLTDELRRQLKPLGRQAAVARRAAVIQADLRDARLRLLADDLVRLRQALQTEVADEAALKERKEAAEQELRKALQREGLLEDEVRRLAPRLQRAQQTWYELSQLAERVRGTISLADARVKSATSAPPEERRGRDPEDMEREAARIREQEAELEAALEAAERALEDTVAHRAELERELAQEERRLKDVARAIADRREGLARLGGQVNAARSRAASAQAEIDRLAAARDEAQERAVAAQEEYEALKAEVDELDAGDTELAERHEAAKAALAEAETQLGAAREAATTAERRRAATRARHEALALGLRRKDGTGALLEAKDRLSGLLGPAAELLTVTPGYEVALAAAFGAAADALAVTSPSAAAEAIRLLRKHDGGRASFLLAGAGEDAPQRGAGNCATSHDGPEDATHSHAADLVRAPSHLLPAVRRLLHGIVIVATLEDAQDLVYANPHLTAVTAEGDLLGAHFAHGGSAGAPSLLEVQASVDEAAAELEELEVRCETLTEAQHAAQQRRRECAALVEELGERRRAADREKSAVAQQLGRLAGQARGAAGEAERSAAAAARAQEALDRALEEVEELAERLAVAEEMPVEEEPDTSVRDRLAADGANARQTEMEARLQVRTHEERVKGLAGRADSLDRAARAERDARARAEQRRARLRHEAAVAEAVAAGARQLLAHVEVSLRRAEEERTAAEAAKARREQELTAARTAGRDLKAELDKLTDSVHRGEVLGAEKRMRIEQLETKALEELGVEPAGLVSEYGPHQLVPPSPPAEGEELPEDPEHPRNRPKPFHRAEQERRLKAAERAYQQLGKVNPLALEEFAALEERHKFLSEQLEDLKKTRADLLQVVKEVDERVEQVFTEAYRDTAQEFEGVFSRLFPGGEGRLVLTDPDNMLTTGVDVEARPPGKKVKRLSLLSGGERSLTAVALLVSIFKARPSPFYVMDEVEAALDDTNLQRLIRIMQELQEASQLIVITHQKRTMEVADALYGVSMQGDGVSKVISQRLR; this is encoded by the coding sequence GTGCACCTCAAGGCCCTGACCCTCCGGGGGTTCAAGTCGTTCGCCTCGGCGACCACGCTCCGGTTCGAGCCCGGCATCACGTGTGTCGTGGGGCCCAACGGCTCGGGCAAGTCCAACGTCGTCGACGCCCTCAGCTGGGTGATGGGCGAACAGGGTGCCAAATCGCTGCGCGGCGGCAAGATGGAGGACGTCATCTTCGCCGGCACCACCGGCCGCCCGCCACTGGGCCGCGCCGAGGTGTCCCTGACCGTCGACAACTCCGACGGCGCCCTGCCCATCGAGTACGCCGAGGTCACGATCACGCGGATCATGTTCCGCAACGGCGGCAGCGAGTACCAGATCAACGGCGACACCTGCCGCCTGCTGGACATCCAGGAACTCCTCTCCGACTCCGGCATCGGCCGCGAGATGCACGTCATCGTCGGCCAGGGCCAGCTCGACTCCGTCCTGCACGCCGACCCCATGGGCCGCCGCGCCTTCATCGAGGAGGCGGCAGGCGTCCTGAAGCACCGCAAGCGCAAGGAGAAGGCCCTGCGCAAGCTGGACGCGATGCAGGCCAACCTCGCGCGCGTGCAGGACCTGACCGACGAACTCCGCCGCCAGCTCAAGCCCCTGGGCCGCCAGGCCGCCGTGGCCCGCCGGGCCGCCGTCATCCAGGCCGACCTCCGCGACGCCCGGCTGCGCCTGCTGGCCGACGATCTCGTACGACTGCGCCAGGCGCTGCAGACCGAGGTCGCGGACGAGGCCGCGCTGAAGGAGCGCAAGGAGGCCGCGGAGCAGGAGCTGAGGAAGGCCCTGCAGCGCGAGGGCCTGCTGGAGGACGAGGTCCGCCGGCTCGCCCCGCGCCTGCAGAGGGCCCAGCAGACCTGGTACGAGCTCTCCCAGCTCGCCGAACGCGTCCGCGGCACGATCTCGCTGGCCGACGCCCGCGTCAAGAGCGCCACCTCCGCGCCCCCTGAGGAGCGGCGCGGACGCGACCCCGAGGACATGGAACGCGAGGCGGCCCGCATCCGGGAGCAGGAGGCCGAACTCGAAGCGGCCCTGGAGGCGGCCGAGCGCGCCCTGGAGGACACCGTCGCGCACCGCGCCGAGCTGGAACGCGAACTCGCGCAGGAGGAGCGGCGCCTGAAGGACGTCGCCCGAGCCATCGCCGACCGCCGCGAGGGCCTCGCCCGGCTGGGCGGACAGGTCAACGCGGCCCGCTCGCGCGCCGCCTCGGCCCAGGCCGAGATCGACCGCCTGGCCGCGGCGCGGGACGAGGCCCAGGAGCGTGCCGTCGCCGCGCAGGAGGAGTACGAGGCCCTGAAGGCCGAGGTCGACGAACTCGACGCCGGCGACACGGAGCTGGCCGAGCGGCACGAGGCGGCGAAGGCCGCGCTGGCCGAGGCGGAGACACAGCTGGGCGCGGCCCGCGAGGCGGCCACGACGGCGGAACGCAGGCGCGCGGCGACCCGGGCCCGCCACGAGGCGCTCGCACTCGGCCTGCGCCGCAAGGACGGCACGGGCGCGCTGCTGGAAGCGAAGGATCGTCTCTCCGGCCTGCTGGGCCCGGCCGCCGAACTGCTGACGGTGACACCGGGGTACGAGGTGGCCCTGGCGGCGGCGTTCGGTGCGGCGGCGGACGCACTGGCGGTCACCTCCCCGTCCGCGGCGGCGGAGGCGATCCGCCTGCTGCGCAAGCACGACGGCGGACGGGCGTCATTCCTCTTGGCAGGGGCTGGCGAAGACGCGCCGCAAAGGGGCGCGGGGAACTGCGCGACCAGCCACGACGGACCCGAAGACGCCACACACTCGCACGCCGCAGACCTGGTTCGCGCCCCCTCCCACCTCCTGCCCGCCGTCCGCCGCCTCCTCCACGGCATCGTGATCGTCGCCACTCTCGAAGACGCCCAAGACCTCGTTTACGCCAACCCCCACCTCACCGCCGTCACCGCCGAAGGCGACCTCCTCGGAGCACACTTCGCCCACGGCGGCTCCGCGGGCGCTCCGAGCCTGCTGGAAGTACAGGCCTCCGTGGACGAGGCAGCCGCGGAACTGGAAGAGCTGGAAGTCCGCTGCGAGACCCTCACCGAGGCCCAGCACGCGGCGCAGCAACGCCGCAGGGAGTGCGCCGCCCTCGTGGAGGAACTCGGTGAGCGCCGCCGGGCCGCCGACCGGGAGAAGTCGGCCGTGGCCCAGCAGCTGGGCCGCCTCGCCGGCCAGGCCAGAGGCGCGGCCGGCGAGGCGGAGCGCTCCGCCGCGGCGGCGGCCCGTGCCCAGGAAGCCCTCGACAGGGCCCTGGAGGAGGTCGAGGAACTCGCCGAGCGCCTCGCCGTCGCGGAGGAGATGCCGGTCGAGGAGGAGCCCGACACCTCGGTCCGCGACCGCCTCGCCGCCGACGGCGCCAACGCCCGCCAGACCGAGATGGAGGCCCGCCTCCAGGTCCGTACGCACGAGGAGCGGGTGAAGGGGCTGGCCGGCCGTGCCGACTCCCTCGACCGGGCCGCCCGAGCGGAGCGCGACGCACGCGCGCGTGCCGAGCAGCGGCGGGCGCGGCTGCGGCACGAGGCGGCCGTCGCCGAGGCCGTCGCCGCCGGTGCGCGCCAGCTGCTCGCGCACGTCGAGGTGTCCCTGCGCCGCGCCGAGGAGGAGCGCACGGCAGCCGAGGCCGCCAAGGCCCGCCGGGAGCAGGAGCTCACAGCGGCCCGCACCGCCGGCCGCGACCTCAAGGCCGAGCTCGACAAGCTCACCGACTCCGTCCACCGGGGTGAGGTCCTCGGCGCCGAGAAGCGGATGCGGATCGAGCAGCTGGAGACCAAGGCGCTGGAGGAGCTGGGCGTGGAGCCGGCGGGGCTCGTCTCCGAGTACGGCCCCCACCAGCTCGTACCGCCCTCCCCGCCCGCCGAGGGCGAGGAGCTGCCCGAGGATCCCGAGCACCCGCGCAACCGGCCGAAGCCGTTCCACCGGGCCGAGCAGGAGCGGCGGCTCAAGGCGGCCGAGCGGGCCTACCAGCAGCTCGGCAAGGTCAACCCGCTGGCGCTGGAGGAGTTCGCCGCGCTGGAGGAGCGCCACAAGTTCCTCAGCGAGCAGTTGGAGGACCTGAAGAAGACCCGCGCCGACCTGCTGCAGGTCGTCAAGGAGGTCGACGAGCGCGTCGAGCAGGTCTTCACCGAGGCCTACCGGGACACCGCCCAGGAGTTCGAGGGCGTCTTCAGCAGGCTCTTCCCCGGGGGTGAGGGCCGGCTCGTCCTGACCGACCCGGACAACATGCTCACCACGGGCGTGGACGTGGAGGCGCGTCCGCCGGGCAAGAAGGTCAAGCGGCTGAGCCTGCTCTCCGGTGGCGAGCGCTCGCTCACCGCCGTGGCGTTGCTGGTGTCGATCTTCAAGGCCCGGCCGAGCCCGTTCTACGTCATGGACGAGGTCGAGGCGGCGCTCGACGACACCAACCTGCAGCGGCTGATCCGGATCATGCAGGAGCTGCAGGAGGCCTCCCAGCTGATCGTGATCACCCACCAGAAGCGCACGATGGAGGTCGCCGACGCGCTCTACGGCGTCTCCATGCAGGGCGACGGCGTGTCGAAGGTCATCAGCCAGCGGCTGCGCTGA
- a CDS encoding sugar porter family MFS transporter, which yields MGGFLFGYDSSVINGAVEAIRDRYDIGSAALAQVIAIALIGCAIGAATAGRIADRIGRIRVMQIAAVLFTVSAVGSALPFALWDFAFWRVVGGFAIGMASVIGPAYIAEVAPPAYRGRLGSFQQAAIVIGIAISQLVNWGLLNAADGDQRGKLMGLEAWQVMLGVMVVPAVLYGLLSLAIPESPRFLISVGKREKAREILAEVEGENTDLHARVAEIEHAMKSEHQSTFKDLLGGGFFFKPIVWVGIGLSVFQQFVGINVAFYYSSTLWQSVGVDPTDSFFYSFTTSIINIIGTVIAMIFVDRVGRRPLAIIGSVGMVIGLALEAWAFSFDLVDGKLPAAQGWTALIAAHVFVLFFALSWGVVVWVMLGEMFPNKIRAAALGVAASAQWIANWAITASFPSLSDWNLSATYVIYTVFAALSVPFVLKFVKETKGKTLEEMG from the coding sequence ATGGGCGGTTTCCTCTTCGGCTACGACAGTTCCGTGATCAACGGCGCCGTCGAAGCCATCCGTGACCGCTACGACATCGGCTCCGCGGCGCTCGCGCAGGTCATCGCCATCGCCCTGATCGGCTGCGCCATCGGCGCCGCGACCGCCGGCCGCATAGCCGACCGGATCGGCCGCATCCGGGTCATGCAGATCGCCGCCGTGCTGTTCACGGTCAGCGCCGTCGGCTCGGCGCTGCCCTTCGCGCTGTGGGACTTCGCCTTCTGGCGGGTCGTCGGCGGCTTCGCCATCGGCATGGCCTCGGTCATCGGCCCCGCCTACATCGCCGAGGTCGCCCCGCCGGCCTACCGCGGCCGGCTCGGCTCCTTCCAGCAGGCGGCGATCGTCATCGGCATCGCCATCTCCCAGCTGGTCAACTGGGGCCTGCTCAACGCTGCCGACGGCGACCAGCGCGGCAAGCTGATGGGCCTGGAGGCCTGGCAGGTCATGCTCGGCGTCATGGTGGTCCCGGCCGTCCTGTACGGCCTGCTCTCCCTCGCCATCCCCGAGTCCCCCCGCTTCCTGATCTCCGTCGGCAAGCGCGAGAAGGCCCGGGAGATCCTCGCCGAGGTCGAGGGTGAGAACACCGACCTGCACGCCCGGGTCGCCGAGATCGAGCACGCCATGAAGAGCGAGCACCAGTCCACGTTCAAGGACCTGCTCGGCGGCGGCTTCTTCTTCAAGCCGATCGTCTGGGTCGGCATCGGCCTGTCGGTCTTCCAGCAGTTCGTCGGCATCAACGTCGCGTTCTACTACTCCTCGACGCTGTGGCAGTCGGTCGGCGTCGACCCGACGGACTCGTTCTTCTACTCCTTCACCACGTCGATCATCAACATCATCGGCACCGTCATCGCGATGATCTTCGTGGACCGCGTCGGCCGCCGTCCGCTCGCCATCATCGGCTCCGTCGGCATGGTGATCGGCCTCGCGCTGGAGGCCTGGGCCTTCTCCTTCGACCTCGTCGACGGCAAGCTGCCGGCCGCGCAGGGCTGGACCGCCCTGATCGCCGCCCACGTCTTCGTCCTCTTCTTCGCCCTGTCCTGGGGTGTGGTCGTCTGGGTCATGCTCGGCGAGATGTTCCCGAACAAGATCCGTGCCGCCGCGCTGGGCGTGGCCGCCTCCGCGCAGTGGATCGCCAACTGGGCCATCACCGCGAGCTTCCCGTCGCTGTCCGACTGGAATCTCTCCGCGACCTACGTGATCTACACGGTCTTCGCCGCGCTCTCCGTGCCGTTCGTCCTCAAGTTCGTCAAGGAGACGAAGGGCAAGACGCTGGAGGAGATGGGCTGA
- a CDS encoding LLM class flavin-dependent oxidoreductase has product MPVTVVRFNLVAPGATPADLGARYRAALEMAAYADRQGITTVQTEEHHGVANNWLPSPFAFAAAVFGATSRIAVTVSAVIGPLHDPLRMAEEIAVLDLLSGGRLVTVAGIGYRPEEYALFDVDWKRRGKLQDELLETLLKAWSGEEFEYRGRTVRVTPRPFTEPHPLLLVGGSSKAAARRAARLGLPFFPSAHLPELETYYKERLVEYGTEGWTMMPTSETPLLHIADDPDRAWGTYGEHFLHEARTYASWQSGDIRSAVKSAATTVDELRAEGVYRILTPDQCVEQGLDNLVLHPLVGGMPLEEGWRSLRLFAERVLPGLED; this is encoded by the coding sequence ATGCCCGTCACGGTCGTACGCTTCAACCTCGTCGCGCCCGGTGCCACCCCCGCCGACCTGGGCGCCCGCTACCGGGCCGCCCTGGAGATGGCCGCCTACGCGGACCGGCAGGGGATCACCACCGTGCAGACGGAGGAGCACCACGGCGTCGCGAACAACTGGCTGCCGTCGCCGTTCGCCTTCGCGGCCGCCGTGTTCGGGGCGACCAGCCGGATCGCGGTGACGGTCTCGGCGGTGATCGGCCCGCTGCACGACCCGCTCAGGATGGCGGAGGAGATCGCCGTACTGGACCTGCTGAGCGGCGGACGGCTGGTCACGGTCGCCGGGATCGGTTACCGCCCCGAGGAGTACGCGCTCTTCGACGTCGACTGGAAGCGCCGCGGAAAGCTCCAGGACGAGCTGCTGGAGACGCTGCTGAAGGCCTGGAGCGGCGAGGAGTTCGAGTACCGGGGCCGTACGGTACGGGTCACCCCGCGCCCCTTCACCGAGCCGCACCCCCTGCTGCTGGTCGGGGGCTCCTCCAAGGCCGCCGCCCGCCGCGCCGCCCGTCTCGGCCTGCCCTTCTTCCCCAGCGCCCACCTCCCCGAGCTGGAGACGTACTACAAGGAACGGCTCGTCGAGTACGGCACCGAGGGCTGGACCATGATGCCGACCTCCGAGACCCCGCTCCTGCACATCGCCGACGACCCCGACCGGGCATGGGGGACCTACGGCGAGCACTTCCTGCACGAGGCGCGGACCTACGCCTCCTGGCAGTCCGGCGACATCCGCTCGGCGGTGAAGTCGGCGGCGACGACCGTGGACGAACTGCGCGCGGAGGGCGTGTACCGGATTCTGACGCCGGACCAGTGCGTGGAGCAGGGGTTGGACAACCTCGTCCTGCATCCGCTGGTGGGCGGGATGCCGCTGGAGGAGGGGTGGCGCAGCCTGCGCCTGTTCGCGGAGCGGGTGTTGCCGGGGCTGGAGGACTGA
- the ftsY gene encoding signal recognition particle-docking protein FtsY: METVILAVVIAVVVLGALGGLVVGSRRKKSLPPPPPAAPDITAPPAEPHVGDEAETPRDEPRRTIEEVDLPDGSAPVVVEEPPALEVPEIEVPEPTAGRLVRLRTRLSRSQNALGKGLLTLLSREHLDEDTWEEIEDILLAADVGVQPTQELVEGLRERVRVLGTRTPEELRGLLRGELLKLVGPDMDRTVKTEPATSKPGIVMVVGVNGTGKTTTTGKLARVLVADGRSVVLGAADTFRAAAADQLQTWGERVGAYTVRGPEGGDPASVAFDAVKEGKEMGSDVVLIDTAGRLHTKTGLMDELGKVKRVVEKHAPLDEVLLVLDATTGQNGLVQARVFAEVVDITGIVLTKLDGTAKGGIVVAVQRELGVPVKLIGLGEGADDLAPFEPEAFVDALIGE; this comes from the coding sequence ATGGAAACCGTCATCCTTGCTGTAGTCATCGCCGTGGTCGTGCTCGGCGCGCTCGGCGGGCTCGTCGTCGGCAGCCGGCGCAAGAAGTCGCTGCCCCCGCCACCGCCCGCCGCGCCCGACATCACCGCCCCGCCGGCCGAGCCGCACGTCGGCGACGAGGCCGAGACGCCGCGCGACGAACCGCGCCGGACGATAGAGGAGGTGGATCTTCCGGACGGCTCGGCGCCGGTCGTCGTCGAGGAACCGCCGGCTCTGGAAGTCCCCGAGATCGAGGTGCCCGAGCCGACCGCCGGCCGGCTCGTGCGCCTCCGCACCCGACTCTCCCGCTCCCAGAACGCGCTCGGCAAGGGTCTGCTCACGCTCCTGTCGCGCGAGCACCTCGACGAGGACACCTGGGAGGAGATCGAGGACATCCTGCTCGCCGCCGACGTCGGTGTGCAGCCCACCCAGGAGCTGGTCGAGGGCCTGCGCGAGCGCGTGAGGGTGCTCGGCACCCGTACCCCCGAGGAGCTGCGCGGCCTGCTGCGCGGTGAGCTGCTGAAGCTGGTCGGCCCCGACATGGACCGTACGGTGAAGACCGAGCCGGCGACCAGCAAGCCCGGCATCGTCATGGTCGTCGGCGTCAACGGCACCGGCAAGACCACCACCACCGGCAAGCTCGCGCGCGTCCTGGTGGCGGACGGCCGCTCCGTCGTGCTCGGCGCCGCCGACACCTTCCGTGCCGCCGCCGCCGACCAGTTGCAGACCTGGGGCGAGCGGGTCGGCGCCTACACCGTGCGCGGGCCGGAGGGCGGCGACCCCGCCTCCGTGGCCTTCGACGCGGTGAAGGAGGGCAAGGAGATGGGCTCGGACGTCGTGCTCATCGACACCGCCGGCCGCCTGCACACCAAGACCGGCCTCATGGACGAGCTCGGCAAGGTCAAGCGGGTCGTGGAGAAGCACGCGCCGCTCGACGAGGTGCTGCTCGTCCTCGACGCCACCACCGGGCAGAACGGTCTCGTCCAGGCCCGCGTGTTCGCCGAGGTCGTCGACATCACCGGCATCGTCCTGACCAAGCTGGACGGCACGGCCAAGGGCGGCATCGTGGTCGCCGTGCAGCGCGAGCTGGGCGTGCCGGTCAAGCTGATCGGGCTGGGGGAGGGCGCCGACGACCTGGCGCCGTTCGAGCCGGAGGCGTTCGTTGACGCCCTTATCGGGGAGTGA
- a CDS encoding bifunctional DNA primase/polymerase — protein MGFTIGGIREIRSGTRRRGRSSECTTAVAEFTGLWGWDVVAGARAAAGACSCGRADCGAPGAHPLEFAPHVPAGATLDEVTKTWGEFPGAAVMLPVGRAFDVIELAETAGRNALVRLERMGLPLGPVAATPDGRAHFFVAPGAAAELPDLLYRMGWDDPAALDLRGLGPGTYITAPPSDRGGLGPVRWLRPPALDSATRPPAARLLLGTLAYVAHRSRA, from the coding sequence ATGGGCTTCACGATCGGCGGCATCCGGGAAATCCGCTCCGGCACACGCAGGCGCGGTCGTTCCTCGGAGTGCACCACCGCGGTCGCCGAGTTCACCGGCCTGTGGGGCTGGGACGTCGTGGCGGGGGCACGGGCCGCCGCGGGCGCCTGCTCCTGCGGCCGGGCGGACTGTGGGGCGCCGGGGGCGCACCCGCTCGAGTTCGCGCCCCATGTCCCGGCCGGCGCCACCCTCGACGAGGTCACCAAGACCTGGGGCGAGTTCCCCGGGGCGGCGGTGATGCTCCCCGTCGGCCGGGCCTTCGACGTCATCGAGCTCGCCGAGACCGCCGGCCGCAACGCCCTGGTCCGCCTTGAGCGCATGGGCCTCCCCCTCGGCCCGGTCGCCGCCACGCCGGACGGCCGCGCGCACTTCTTCGTCGCCCCGGGCGCCGCGGCCGAACTCCCCGACCTGCTGTACCGCATGGGCTGGGACGACCCCGCCGCCCTCGACCTGCGCGGCCTCGGCCCCGGCACGTACATCACGGCCCCGCCGTCGGACCGGGGCGGGCTGGGTCCGGTGCGCTGGCTGCGACCCCCGGCCCTGGACTCGGCGACCCGGCCACCGGCGGCCCGCCTGCTGCTGGGAACACTGGCCTACGTGGCACACCGGTCACGGGCGTAG